From a region of the Methylocystis hirsuta genome:
- a CDS encoding IS110 family transposase produces MKKFIRIGIDLGKRYFQVHALLGEDGRAVTRKLRRDGFLAFFAEAAPCLIGMEACGSAHYWGRELRAMGHDVRLIPPIYVKPYVKRGKNDAVDAAAVCEAVSRPDMRFVPIKSAENQASLMLHKTRELLVKQRTMSVNALRGHLAEFGVVAAKGVGHAGELLEKAKNDATLPEIAKAAVKIFVQQLEAISASIVALDKEIANVHAQSETSRLLVGVPGVGKIVATAIVASVPDPSVFKSARDFAAWLGLTPRQNSSGGKEKLGAITKQGNRYLRKLLTLGATSLLRVAGKRNGVLRDWLVALLARKPARLATVALANKLARIIWAMMTTGEAFRTEVMARAGEPSMA; encoded by the coding sequence GTGAAGAAGTTTATCAGAATCGGGATTGATTTGGGCAAGCGGTATTTTCAAGTTCACGCGCTTCTCGGCGAGGATGGGCGGGCCGTCACGCGCAAGCTGCGGCGTGATGGTTTTCTTGCGTTTTTCGCCGAGGCGGCGCCCTGCCTGATCGGCATGGAAGCCTGCGGCTCGGCGCATTATTGGGGACGCGAACTGCGCGCCATGGGCCATGACGTGCGCCTGATCCCGCCGATTTACGTCAAGCCCTATGTCAAGCGCGGCAAGAACGACGCGGTCGACGCCGCGGCGGTGTGCGAGGCCGTGTCGCGGCCAGACATGCGCTTCGTGCCGATCAAAAGCGCCGAGAACCAGGCGAGCTTGATGCTGCACAAGACGCGCGAGCTTCTGGTCAAGCAGCGCACCATGAGCGTCAATGCGCTGCGCGGACATCTCGCGGAGTTTGGCGTCGTCGCCGCCAAGGGCGTCGGCCATGCGGGCGAACTGCTGGAAAAAGCCAAGAATGACGCGACGCTTCCAGAAATCGCCAAGGCGGCTGTAAAGATTTTCGTCCAGCAGCTGGAGGCGATCAGCGCCTCGATCGTCGCGCTCGATAAAGAGATCGCCAACGTCCATGCGCAAAGCGAGACCAGCAGATTGCTCGTCGGCGTCCCAGGCGTCGGCAAGATCGTCGCCACGGCGATCGTCGCCAGCGTCCCGGACCCCAGCGTCTTCAAATCCGCGCGCGACTTTGCCGCCTGGCTCGGCCTCACGCCCAGGCAAAACTCCAGCGGCGGCAAGGAAAAGCTCGGCGCCATCACCAAGCAGGGCAACCGCTATCTGCGGAAACTCCTGACGCTCGGCGCGACCTCGCTGTTGCGCGTGGCCGGCAAACGCAACGGCGTTCTGCGCGATTGGCTCGTCGCCCTCTTGGCCAGGAAGCCGGCGCGGCTCGCGACCGTCGCGCTTGCCAACAAGCTGGCGCGGATCATCTGGGCCATGATGACGACCGGCGAGGCCTTCCGAACGGAAGTCATGGCGCGCGCAGGGGAGCCGTCGATGGCGTAA
- a CDS encoding TetR/AcrR family transcriptional regulator: MAMVEKSARQRILDAALKILRKEGVSALTQTRVAAAAGLRQSHLTYYFPRKTDLLAATLEASHAQAHKPKRGSTGSDVDPVEAVRALMFERNRMRFFLSVVAQASDQSEIRATLAAHARGVAEQLAPLFGRTADDPDIIAFIDMLRGMGLRLLLESDDKRRPTVDIDALAARFGLRRAPEARL, translated from the coding sequence ATGGCGATGGTGGAAAAAAGCGCGCGTCAGCGCATTCTGGACGCCGCGCTCAAAATCCTAAGGAAGGAAGGCGTCTCTGCGCTGACCCAAACCCGCGTTGCCGCCGCGGCCGGACTGCGGCAGTCGCATTTGACCTATTATTTTCCACGTAAGACGGATTTGCTCGCCGCGACGCTGGAAGCGTCGCATGCGCAGGCGCATAAGCCCAAGCGCGGTTCGACCGGAAGCGACGTCGATCCTGTCGAAGCGGTGCGCGCGCTCATGTTCGAGCGCAACAGGATGCGCTTCTTCTTGAGCGTCGTGGCGCAGGCGAGCGACCAATCGGAAATTCGCGCAACGCTCGCCGCGCACGCCCGAGGCGTGGCCGAGCAGCTCGCGCCGCTCTTCGGCCGAACCGCCGACGACCCCGATATCATCGCCTTTATTGACATGCTGCGCGGCATGGGGTTGCGCCTCCTGCTGGAATCGGATGACAAGCGCCGTCCGACTGTTGACATCGACGCGCTCGCTGCGCGCTTCGGCCTCAGGCGGGCGCCTGAAGCGCGGCTTTGA